The following nucleotide sequence is from Terriglobales bacterium.
TCGCGAATGTCCAGGAAGCCGCGCGTCTGCCCGCCCTTGCCGTACACAGTAAGCGGATGTCCGATCGCCGCTTCAACGCAGAAGCGATTCAGCACCGTGCCGAACACTTCATCGTAGTCGAACCTGTTAATCAGCGCTTCATCCAGCGCCACTTCGTCTGTCAGTGTTCCGTATACCACTCCCTGGTTCAAATCAGTTGCGCGCAGTCCCCAAATCTTGCATGCAAACATGATGTTGTGGCTGTCGTGCACCTTCGACAGGTGGTAGAACGATCCCGGCTGCTTCGGGTAGGGGAGCACGTCTTTGCGCCCGTTGTGTTCGATCGTGATGTAGCCTTCTTCGATGTCGATGTTCGGCGTCCCGTACTCGCCCATCGTTCCGAGCTTCACCAGATGGCAATCAGGCCGCAATTCGCGAATCGCGAATAGAAGATTCAGCGTCCCCACCACATTATTCAGCTGCGTGAACGAAGCGTGCTTGCGGTCGATCATCGAATACGGCGCCGAACGCTGTTCGGCGAAATGCACCACCGCATCCGGCTCGAACGTCTTTACCGTAGAAGAAAGGAAGTCGTAATCGGTCACGTCGCCCACGTAC
It contains:
- a CDS encoding NAD-dependent epimerase/dehydratase family protein, which gives rise to MRIAVLGGDGYCGWATALYLSSKGHSVAIVDNFLRRQWDHELGAQSLTPIRPLSERLKIWQELTGSTIEMYVGDVTDYDFLSSTVKTFEPDAVVHFAEQRSAPYSMIDRKHASFTQLNNVVGTLNLLFAIRELRPDCHLVKLGTMGEYGTPNIDIEEGYITIEHNGRKDVLPYPKQPGSFYHLSKVHDSHNIMFACKIWGLRATDLNQGVVYGTLTDEVALDEALINRFDYDEVFGTVLNRFCVEAAIGHPLTVYGKGGQTRGFLDIRDTVRCIELACMEPAARGECRVFNQFTEQFSILELAQLVQKAARKMRLKVEIENLPDPRVEAEEHYYNAKHSKLIDLGLKP